The DNA segment GAAGAACCCATTCAGTTTGACCTCTTGTTGCAGAGTCGAACCACTAATATATTCTTGGATTAAATAAAATTGTTCTTGCTCTTCAAAATAGTCAAGTAGCCTTGGTACTTGAGGATGATTGCCAATTTTACCTAGGGTTTTGGCTTCTCGCTCAAATAACTCTCGCGCCATTTGTAAGATGTGTGGTGCGGTTCCTGAAGGGCGTAGTTGCTTGATTACACAACTTGGTTCTCCTGGTAAGGCTTGATCGTTAGCTAAAAATGTTGCTCCGAAGCCACCTTGACCTAATGGTTTGACCACTCGATAGCGATCGCGCAATAATAGTCGCGAGCCACATGACTTACACCTCTGGCTATATGCCGCATTTTCTGGATTGAGACAGGTAGGATTTAAGCAATAGCTCATGCACTGTCAACTCGCTGCACGAATAATGACTGGAAGCGTTACACTCTTTTCTAATTATTAACCCTGACTATTAACTCTTGCTAGGTGATTTGTGCGGGAAATTCTTTGAAGAGTTCCTAAACTTAACTCAGGATTACGTACAATAATTACTAAAACCCGATTATTTATTATACTTTCACTCTCAAACAGTGTCCATACTCTTTTTTTTGGTAGAAAATACTCATTATTTTGATTCTGAGTCCTCCGCCAATTTGTCATCAACAGTAAATATACTTAAGTCTAAAGAATTATATTAAGTTGATCTGCTTTGTATAGCAACCGCCAAGGAGGTTAAGACATAAACGGATAATCAAACTTAGACACCAAAAGAGTTTTAACCCACTCCCCACTCCCTACTCCCTACTCCCCAGCTATATTTTCACAAATTCAAATACCTACCAAACACTTGAATATATGTTCAGATGTTGTAAGATAATAATTATTCAAAATAAAAGGAGAAAAATATGACTACCGTCACCCAAATGAAATGCGCTTGTCCCAATTGCTTATGTATTGTTTCACTTGAGGATGCCATCAACAAAGAGGGTAAATACTATTGTTCAGAAGGTTGTGCTGAAGGTCATAAAACAATCAAAGGCTGTAGTCATGATGGCTGTGGCTGTTAAATAGTACAGACGCGATTATTCACGTCTGTACAAACACTGCTGAGTGGTGACTAAATTTGACTGATTTATCTACCCATCACTCAGCATTCAGGAACTATAAACTAGACAGAACTTCTCGTGCAACAGCTAAAGTCTGGTCAATATCGGCTTCAGTGTGAGCCAAAGAAGTAAAACCAGCTTCAAACTGAGAGGGTGCTAAATAAACACCGCGCTCTAACATCCCGCGATGGAAACGACCAAATTTAGCCATATCTGACTGTTTGGCATCTTCGTAGTTATGGACTGGCCCCGATGTGAAAAATAAGCCAAACATAGCGCTAATCTGACCACCACAAGCTGGATGACCAGTTTCTTGGGCAATCTGCACTAAGCCATCTGCTAACTTCTGAGTAATTTGATCCAGATATTCATAAGTACCAGGTCTTTGCAACAATTCCAAGGTTTTAATCCCAGCCGTCATTGCTAAGGGATTACCCGAAAGAGTTCCCGCCTGATACACAGGGCCTGCGGGAGCAATCATTGACATAATATCCCGACGACCGCCGTAGGCTCCCACTGGCAAGCCACCACCAATCACCTTACCCAAGGTTGTTAGGTCTGGTGTCACACCAAATTTTTCCTGCGCGCCACCGTAGGCAATCCGAAAACCTGTCATCACTTCGTCAAAGACTAGCAAAGCGCCATGTTCATGGGTAAGTTCTCGCAAACCTTCGAGAAAACCAGCATCAGGAGTAATAAACCCAGCATTGCCAACTACTGGCTCCAGAATCACCCCGGCTATTTCGTCGCGGTTTTGTTCAAACAAGGCTTTGACTGCTTCCAAGTCATTGTAAGGAGCTGTGAGTGTAGTGATGGTTGCTGATTTAGGGACTCCGGGTGAATCGGGTAAACCAAGTGTAGCTACACCAGAACCAGCCTTGACGAGGAATGTATCGGCGTGACCGTGGTAGCAGCCTTCAAACTTGATGATTTTCTCTCGGTTTGTGAAAGCCCGCATTAACCGTAGCACCGCCATACAAGCTTCAGTGCCTGAATTCACAAATCTGACCATTTCGATGCTAGGAACAGCATCAATTACCATTTCCGCCAAAACATTCTCCAGTAATGAAGGAGCGCCGAAGCTAGTGCCTTTTTCCAAGGCTTCATGAAGCGCGGCGATGACTTCTGGATGGGCATGACCACAAATAGCTGGTCCCCAAGTACCGACATAATCAATATATTGGTTGCCATCTACATCCCAAATATATGCGTTTTTCACTCGGTCAAAAACGATGGGTTGTCCCCCAACTGATTTGAAGGCGCGAACTGGAGAATTGACTCCTCCCGGCATGAGATTTTGGGCTGCGGCAAAGATTTCTTGTGATTTTGTGGTTTTAATTGTGGTATTTACCAAGGCTCTCTCCTAAATAGTGGAAAATAAAAAGCTCTGTCTTAGGATAGGGTTAAAAACTGTTTAGAAATTCTACCTTATAGAGTTATCCAAACCAGAAAAATAACAATATGTTATGTAAGTCCAATGAAAACTTGCCTTGAGAGATTCGCCCTAAATTTTCACTAGGCTTACCAGGGTCTTTACCGGGCTGCTTTGACTCGGCAATCCATTGGTGTGGTGAAGCTGCTAAAGCCCACCCAGTAGCTTTAAGTGCCGTAAAGATGTAGTTGGCTAGAGATAGGAATGCTTTTGTTTAAGCTGAATAAGCAAGTTCAATTTTCAATAAGCATACCAGATGCTCTATTCAGAATGGTATCGTGAATCCATCAATAATGTTTAATGAGAACAAAATAGCTGGTATGTTTTCTACTGATTCGCATTCACTACCACAGTCCATTCCTGTTGATCAGATTTGCTACGATGACCGGGGTTTAGTGCCGGCAATTATCCAAGATTATTTGGATGGCACTGTTTTAATGATGGCGTGGATGAGTCAGGAATCATTAAAAAAGACTTTAGAAACTGGGGAAACTTGGTTTTGGAGTCGTTCGCGCCAGGAGTTATGGCATAAGGGAGCCACTTCTGGACACATTCAAAAAGTCCAAAGTGTTCGCTATGACTGTGATAGTGATGCGCTGCTCATTGGAGTGGAGCAACTAGGAGATATTGCTTGTCACACTGGTGAACGCAGTTGTTTTCATCAAGTAGAAGGGACTATTGTTGCCCCACCGGGGGATACACTATCTCAAGTATTTCAGGTGATATGCGATCGCCGTGACAATCCCGTAGACACTTCTTATACTTGTAAGTTATTTGCAGGTGGCGATAACAAAATTTTAAAAAAGATCGGCGAAGAAAGCGCTGAGGTAGTAATGGCGTTTAAGGATGATGAAGAGGATGCGATCGCAGGTGAGGTTGCAGATTTACTCTATCATACCCTGGTTGCCTTAGCTCACCATCAAGTCGATTTAAAGTCAGTATATCGCAAGTTACAAGAACGTCGGCGATAGCAGGGGAGTGGGGAGTGGGGAGTGGGGAGTGGGGAGTGGGGAGTGGGGAGTGGGGAGGGNNNNNNNNNNNNNNNNNNNNNNNNNNNNNNNNNNNNCCAAAATCCAAAATCCAAAATCTAAAATTGATTGACTAATGACTAATGTTTTGTAATTCTTATCATTACCTAAATTTTTCCTCACTAATTCCACAGGGTTTCCACAGGGATTTTAGTAGTTTTCCACAGCTGTTTTACGAGCTAATAGGCAGTTGCCGTTTTACTGGGGAATGTTGGTTAAGAATAGCCAAGGTTGTCTGGTACTGAGTTTTTATTAAGTTGAGTAACAAAAACTTAGCTATAATGCTGATTGTTGCGTCAAGATTTGTTTTTTATACCACCAGATTTAACATTTCGCAGCATTGACAAACCCACCCCCTCTTGACGCACAATGATGCGACTGGCTTATATAGTCTGTTCAACCATTGACACCAAAAATCACCAAGAGACGCTGGTGTAAATTGTCAGGTAAAGGCAGGACTACATAAAGCAAATTCCGCATCACTGCAAGCAACTTGTCTCTCTTGATTGACCTCAGAGAAGGAAAAACTCATGAACGCAACAGTTAGTATCTTTACAGAAATTCCCGAAACACTACATGAATCCCTTAAAAATTACTTAGAAGCACACCCAGATTGGGATCAAAATCGAGTGCTGACGGCTGCTTTGTCTCTGTTTTTACTTCAAAATGGCGAGAGCGATCGCCGCGCTGCCCGTGTATATTTAGAAACTTTGTTTCATAACTGTTAAATATAAATGCAATGCACTAATTAGCCAGAAACCCAAAGTAATGGTAAGTCAGTGGGCAAAAATATTTCTAACTACATAGTGGGAATTTTTCTTGCCAACTTACTACCATACTGTGTGATTCTGGCTCCGGCCTCAGCATAGGACTAGCGTGTACACACAAGTTATTAAATTCTGAGTATAAAGTAAATATTTTTACTATGAAAAAACTCTAGACTAGAGACTAGACACTAGACTAGAGACTATATATAAACTCACGAATGAGTTTCCAACTGCGGGGAGTGAGTGGGAGATTCAAACTTATAGCCTACGCCACGTACAGTTTGAATGAGTGCTGGTTGGCTAGCATCGATTTCAATCTTTTTACGAATTTGACCGATGTGTACATCTACAACCCGTTGGTCGCCAACATATTCATAATCCCAGACCTCTTGAATGAGTTCTGCACGTCGCCAGACTCTACCCGGATGGCTAGCTAAAAAATGCAATAAGTCAAATTCTAGAGCAGTTAAGGGTATTGCTTGGTTATTCAGTGCGACTTCCCGTCGTGCTGGATCGATCATCAACTTTTCAAATACTAGACGTTTTTGTTCAGCGGTAGTCACAATCCGCTGTCGTCTCAAAATTGCCGC comes from the Nodularia sp. NIES-3585 genome and includes:
- a CDS encoding metallothionein, coding for MTTVTQMKCACPNCLCIVSLEDAINKEGKYYCSEGCAEGHKTIKGCSHDGCGC
- the hemL gene encoding glutamate-1-semialdehyde 2,1-aminomutase — its product is MVNTTIKTTKSQEIFAAAQNLMPGGVNSPVRAFKSVGGQPIVFDRVKNAYIWDVDGNQYIDYVGTWGPAICGHAHPEVIAALHEALEKGTSFGAPSLLENVLAEMVIDAVPSIEMVRFVNSGTEACMAVLRLMRAFTNREKIIKFEGCYHGHADTFLVKAGSGVATLGLPDSPGVPKSATITTLTAPYNDLEAVKALFEQNRDEIAGVILEPVVGNAGFITPDAGFLEGLRELTHEHGALLVFDEVMTGFRIAYGGAQEKFGVTPDLTTLGKVIGGGLPVGAYGGRRDIMSMIAPAGPVYQAGTLSGNPLAMTAGIKTLELLQRPGTYEYLDQITQKLADGLVQIAQETGHPACGGQISAMFGLFFTSGPVHNYEDAKQSDMAKFGRFHRGMLERGVYLAPSQFEAGFTSLAHTEADIDQTLAVAREVLSSL
- the hisIE gene encoding bifunctional phosphoribosyl-AMP cyclohydrolase/phosphoribosyl-ATP diphosphatase HisIE, with the translated sequence MFSTDSHSLPQSIPVDQICYDDRGLVPAIIQDYLDGTVLMMAWMSQESLKKTLETGETWFWSRSRQELWHKGATSGHIQKVQSVRYDCDSDALLIGVEQLGDIACHTGERSCFHQVEGTIVAPPGDTLSQVFQVICDRRDNPVDTSYTCKLFAGGDNKILKKIGEESAEVVMAFKDDEEDAIAGEVADLLYHTLVALAHHQVDLKSVYRKLQERRR
- a CDS encoding DUF2811 domain-containing protein, with translation MNATVSIFTEIPETLHESLKNYLEAHPDWDQNRVLTAALSLFLLQNGESDRRAARVYLETLFHNC
- a CDS encoding response regulator transcription factor, which encodes MAPAKILVVDDDPAVRNLIQRFLIKQTYQVEAAEDGKTALALFEQFNPDLVILDVNLPDVIGFNLCQEMQSRNGVFVLMLTSRADEADKIRGFSKGADDYLTKPFGLGELEVRVAAILRRQRIVTTAEQKRLVFEKLMIDPARREVALNNQAIPLTALEFDLLHFLASHPGRVWRRAELIQEVWDYEYVGDQRVVDVHIGQIRKKIEIDASQPALIQTVRGVGYKFESPTHSPQLETHS